A region of the Peromyscus leucopus breed LL Stock chromosome X, UCI_PerLeu_2.1, whole genome shotgun sequence genome:
AGAATCTATAGAACAGTAAAATTTGATCTCACTGAAACTGTTTGAAAACTCcaagggtggttttttttttttaatttttgtctttttgttgttgttgttgttttgttttgttttccagaaacCATAGGTGGCTCTCCACTTGTTGCCCTGGCACTCTATCCCTCAGATCTCAgtggaaacacagacacacatagtcGTAGTGATCATCCGTTGTGTATTAAATTTCCCAGACACACAAAGGTGGCAGAAAGGGACACCCAGAAGCAGAGGGTGGAGGGAAGTGGGCACAACATTTAGGTGAAGGCCTGCCTGGACAAGATCTGTCATTTCTCTTTACATTGCCAACTGGAATAGCCTTAGAAAACCATGGGGATTAAGGAGAAAAATCAATGGTCCAAAGGACACTGGAATCAAATAGCAGGAGGATTTTTTGAGCAATTTTCAGGCTAGAGGAAAGAGTCAGATTCTCAGGATCTATATCTTGTCTTATCAAATACCTATTCATGTTAAAACTATATTCTGAGGATGCTTTGCACAGATAATAGGAATCTAGAATAACAGAAAAACTGGTTTCTAAGGAACCTTGAATGGGCCAAAATATTTGCTCTAGCCCTTGAAAGTGTGTGTGGAATGAGGGTAAATTGGAAAAGCTGAGATGGGAATTAGATAAtctggaagacagaagagcatAGATCCTTACAAGAGAGCATGTTCACACCATATCTATTGGGAAGACATCTATAATGTCTTGTGGACAGAGTTGTTTAAGGAGAGATTTGGGGCATTGTAGGAGGTATAGAGGTCAGGGAACATGGTTTGGATTATTTCTGTAGCCTCTGAAAACTATACTTGACTCCACTTTCCAGCTTGGGAAAAGACCCCTCTGCAAGgtgaaagagaaacaaatggaaTGCCTTAACCAGTAAAGCCTTGAGGCTTGAGAGAAACCTAAGAGTGCATCCCTGTGGCTTACTGCCACTGGGGAGTAGCCCATTCTGGAGACTAGGTGAGCACACAATCAGCTCCTTGGGAAAtaacaggcagagagaagacagtTACCTGAATCTCAGTCTCCGACATTTCCACCGTATCCACAGCACTAGGAGCAGCAAGGAAACAATCTGGATAGATAAGGACATCCTGAAAGCTTCATTTGGAATGGAATTCCAGGTGAGGAAGCCTGTGACCAGAGAAGACCAGAAGCGAAAGTCTTGCTGGGGATAAGGTCAGACAGATAAATTCATGGTGGGGGAGAGGAGCTGGTTACTTGGAAAGCTTGGGATAGATGTGCTCTTTCTTTTCATGGAGTCTTCAGAATATCTTGCTCACTGCTTTGAATTATTGTAGGACACCAAAGGAAGTATGCCTAGACACATGGGTCCTGACTTCCAAGCCCGCACTCCCCGTCCTGTATATTTCTGGGTACTACTTTAGGATCCCAGGATATGGAAGGATATTCCTATGAGAAGTTATCCTCTCACCTGCTGGCCCCACCAACTGCAGAGGCTCACTGTGCTGTGACCAGGTGTTAGTGTGTGTCTCAATATAATAGCTGCAACTGTAGGTCCCTGTGCCTTGTCCTTCAATGTCAGTGATGATGAAGTCTCCTCCATCTACTGAGAATTTTTGGAATGTTGTTCTTTCTTCCCATTCCAAAGAAAATTCAAGTACTGGATGAGATACTCGGCACTGAAAGGTGATGGTCTTTCCTACTTTGAACATGGAACTGGGCCAAGCTGAAAGGGAGGGTTTGGGGGGCTTATCTGAAACCAATCCAGAGACCACAGTTAGAGTGACATTTAGCTAAGCACCCTCTCCCCTGCCAAATGTTTTTGAGCTCCCCATTTgggattctctttcttttcacttACATTTGATAATTGACTTCAAGCCTGTGTGTTTAGAGTTCTTCCCCCCTCTCCTTGGTTCTCTAAACACTACTGGTTCCTACTTTCAATCAGGAAGACCTCATACCTGTAAGATCTCCCTGGcttgaaggaaaataatttttttcatgagTCACAGTGGGTCTGGGTCGTGTGGAGAGGTAAGGCTTAAGGTGAGTCCTGAGAGAAGGTCCCTGAAGGATGTAGAAAGTCCTACACCACCCTCctagtgttttctttttagctCATTGCTTTAAGAAAGTGCAAGAGCCACTAGGATCCCCTTAGAGCATAGCAACAATGATAAAAGCAAACAGGCGACAATAACATTAAAGCCAGTTGGGATCACTTGCCTACAACCATCAGCTCCACAGTGTTGTATGTTTCCATCTTAATGGACGTCTTCCAGGTAAGAAAATATTGACAGCTATAAATGCCAGCATCCTTGTACGTCACATTCTTGAGGAAGAATGATTTGTTGCCAGTGTTGCTGGTGGCATCCAGAAACTGAAGgggtctctcttctcccttcttatAGAGTGCGAGCCCCACTCCATCCATTAGTCCTTGACATCTCAGGCTTACATTTTGACCCATTTGAACCACAGGACTGGGCTGAACAAGTAGCCAGGTCTTGGGGAAAGTGTCTAGGACGAGACCCAAAACACAAATAGCCAATGGTAGAACATTCCCCTCCTTCCAATACTTAGGGctattttccttctctgtcttcccattTGCACTTTGCAAATCCCCCACTAAGCTGACCAAAGTCTGCTCCTTCCACCCACTGTTAACCGTGGCCAAGTGACTAGGTgcaaggagggagagggaatcaGATGAGGATTTATGACCTGTTCCATAGCACACCCCTGTCTTACCAGTCACCCAGACTTTCAGGATATCACTAAACAGTGAGCCTCTGTATGACCCATCATAGTAAAAACAGAGATAGTGCCCTGTATCCTGGATCTTCAGAGCCCGGAAGTAGAAATATGCCTCATTTTTTATTGGCTTCTTGTGGTAAAAAGATTTCTTCAAGTCTTCCAACCTCATTAAAGCAAACGTCATTCCATATATTGGCCCTTGGCACCTGAGACTCAGGCTTTCTCCAGGTGCCAGGATGGGCCCAGGATGGGCTGTCAGAGTTGGTTTGGGGTAGAGACCTAGAAGGGAAGAGACCCTTAAGTTACAGTTTGGCCAATTCTTCCCTAGTCTATTTTTAGTCTCCTAGCTTCTTCAGACAAAAGTGGTAAGTGGAATGTAGCCTTCCCTCCTATTTCCTTAGATTTATGCCTCCTTGCATATGTAATCAAGGATAAGTTCACTTATAGTCTTTCCCTCTCATCTGACTGTATTAGCTCTACTGTGAGCTCAGCCAAGTATAGGTGCTTGCCTCAGGGGACTGTCTACACTCATAATGCCCTGTATCTTTGGGTCTCTGAAATGACAAATACAGTTCTTCCCACAGGCAGAAAATCCACACCTATAAAAATGACTTTGATTCCATCTTGTTGAGTAAAACTTTCACTGAAATATTAATAAGAACATCTGAACACATTAATCTTACCTTAAAATCCTACTCCCAACCTCAAAACATGAGGCTGGAGGAGGCCAATAGGGAGGGAGATTTGGGGCAATAAGCAGTAAGCCAATGAGATCTGGTAATGGGGCCTACCTTCATTTCCATGGGTTGTTTTACTAAGGTGGTTGTACTAATAAACTTGAGCTCTACATGACTCCATCTTATCCCCCACTCAAATCTCAGGCACACCAATTCATCCACTATGGTAAGATCAGCCCCGTCATATACTCATGGAAGCTTTTTGGATGAGTCGTGAATCATGCCAGTCTAAGGGTACTGAGTGTAAAGAATATTAAATCCCTGCCAGAATAACACTAACAAACAAGTGGGAAATACTGGTGAACACTAATTGCAGAAATATGTGTTAGTGGGATCTACATTGGAAAGGTATCCATATACACCATATATACCAGTTAAGCAGTATACATCAGTTAAGCAGTCCTTTGTACTTTGATCCTCAAGAAAAagctatattaataaaattattatctaCCATTTATTGAGAACTTATATGCCAGGCACTGTACATGTTATGTAGGTAAATCCTCACAACAACCCTGTGAGGTAGGCATTACTCTTATACCGATTTTGCAGATCATGAAACTGAAGCACAGAGTGGCATTATACAATAGATTGGACAGATACTGTTATCCTGGGTTAGAATGGAGAAAACAGAAGCACAGAGAAGTGACATGACGTGCTCAACATCACACAGGGAAGCAGTGTCACGGATGGAACTAGGAATCTGGGTACTTTCTGTAGCATCACAATTTCCCTGGATCTATGTTGCTTGCTGTGGAAATTACATAAATGTAGACAATTCCATCTGGAATTATCCAGGACATGGGATAGAGGAGTTGAAGCTGGAGTGTGTGACTAGTATTTGGACCTTTGGAGGAGTTTCCTTCTGTGTTTGGAGCTTGGTGCTGCCTTTACTGGCTCTATTGATATGGGACAAAGTAATCTTTCAAGccatttctaaaatataaactatcaatttctttgtcatttgtttatttttcatcagTAAGAATAATGATTCATTCTACTTTACACCCTTAAATATAATCACCACAAATACACTTCAATTTTTAAGGAATCATTTTTAAGACTGCACTGGCAATGCCTGGCACATattaggtgctcaataaatattggatgaatgagtgaataaacagTAATCTACAAGTAAAGAACAACAAACCTGTGATAAGATGAAGCTACTGAATAGATGGCTAGGCTCACAAACAGGCCAAAGGGTTATCTGCTTTAAAGTATGTGTGATTCTAATTTGGAGCTCAGGAACATGTCAAATGGCTGCCTCACCAATCTTGCAGGGCCTAGAAACTGGCTGAGGCAAGTAATATCATAAATTTTGCTCAACCAGCCATGATCCCTGGGATAACAATTGTCAGATGCCAGCAGCCATAGACACACCCACCTGCCACCACCAGCTTCAGGGGATTGCTGGGCTCTGACCACAGAGTGGGGAGCATCTGGATATGAGTGCGGCAGATGTAAACCCCTTCATTCTCAGGTGCCAAGTTGTCAATGGAGAATATGGCCATTGTCCCAGTTGGGACTTGGTAATCTACGGGCTCTGTGTATCCCTCTTTAAACAGCATAAATACCAAATCCTGAAGCCATCCATGACAGAGGATGTTAACATTGCATCCAGGAAGAGGGGGGGTCTCTGCCTGGATCCAGAAGATGGGTTTGGGAAGTTGGCCtgtaaagaaagaatgaagtgaTTTGAGTTAGAACAAGGAGAGTGCTGCTTTGATTTGAGGACAGGAGCCTTCGGCTTTAGACGAGCCTTCCCAGAACCACTCTTCTTTGCCCCAGCCTTCCAGAGCTGCATCCTCTACATGCATTGCCTGATACAAAGTAGGCACTCAGGTGCCACATATggagcacatacatgcatgcattggAAGTAATTCAACAAACCTTTCTCTGAGGTGGTGATTTTGAGTCCTAAGAGTGGGAAAGGATACTGAAGTATCTAGCTTTGTCCTCTCACCTGGTGCTTCTAACTCTAGAATTCTACTGGGTTTCGACCAGCCTTTCTCCTTCCAGTAGCAGCACCGATAAAGACCTGCATTGGACTCAGTAAGGGCACCTATGAAGAATGAAACTTGGAAGGTCTTGTAAGGAGGACGGATCCAGGTCATCTGAGTGTTATCCTTCAGCAGCAGGAACTTGCTGGATACCCGAGAGGGGCTTCTGCACCAAAGTGTGATGTTCTCCCAAGGGGCCTGGGGGTAGTTGGATTCTATCCAAAGCTCTGGTTGAGACTCCTCTGCTGTTATTCCCCAAAATCACAAAGATACCAGCAGTCAGTCCTCTCCCTCCCGCAAAGTGCCTCACAGCATGCCTGAAAATTGTCTCTAACCCGCCCATATGCTGACTTTTGCCTTGCTGTAGGGGGTGGGAGTGTCTGCTCATATAATGGTTTGGGACAGAGATGCTAGGGCATTTGTTCAAGGAATCCAAATGAACAGGGGAATGAGCTGCCTTCTAATGAGAGAAAAAGCAATGCTTCACAGTTCTTGGGAAAGCAAGTCATGATGGAAGAAGCTCTGATTTCCAAGCAGACCAATCTTGCTTGGGTATCTCAAGGCCATGCAGACAGGCTAGTTCCTTATAATCTCAGGCAGGAAGGCACTTACCCATTGAGGTCATACCTAGACTGAGCCCTGGAAAGAGAAAATGGTAAAAGGGAGACTCAGCAATCTCTTCCACATCCCCCAGGAGTCTGCTCACAAGAACTTCTCTTAACAGGGTCACTTGCTTCTCAGTCCTTCCTTGTACTTACAAATGCAACCAAGCAAGAGAGTGAAGGTCCGAAGCATCATGGCCCCCTGCTCTGGCCTGTCCAGGGCTGTGGGGCCTCTGGTGCAGGATGTGTACTCCAAGTCTTGAAGGTTTGCTTCTTAAAAGATAGTAGAatctaaaagaagaaattttcttGCTCAGGGACTAGTTCTGCTCTTTCAAGTTGAGGTGAGATCACTGCATTACTCTTGACAAGCTTACATTCCACTGGTTCACAGGAACCTAGCTTGTTAATAAGGCCACTTGTTGCTTTCCTTGCCTTGACCCTTTTCTGCACTTGCCCATCTCTCCTCTCAAGATCTTTTCCTGGGATCCAAgacattatttttgttgaaatGTTTATTTGTCCCTGAGAttccaaaggcacagaaaatgacCTTAATCAAGCCAGAAGAACCCCTACTGAGTGGAGAAAATGGAACATGCTAAGACTCATCTTTTAAGATCCTTTAATCAGATATCTGCACACAAGCAAGCACACacgtgtacgtacacacacacacacacacacacacacacacacacacacacacacacacaccggagtCATCCAACGACTTAGTAAAGAAGGAATTACTGCTGCCCCCATTTTGTTGCTGAGGCAAATGGAGTTTAGGAAGGATACATAATTTGCTGAAagtcaaaatattaaataaaatttaaagttcatgTTTAACTCCATGGCTGACACTAAAATATCCAGAGGCAGCACCTTCTCTCACCCCATCTTCATCTTCCAT
Encoded here:
- the LOC119086625 gene encoding immunoglobulin superfamily member 1-like isoform X1 is translated as MMLRTFTLLLGCIWLSLGMTSMAEESQPELWIESNYPQAPWENITLWCRSPSRVSSKFLLLKDNTQMTWIRPPYKTFQVSFFIGALTESNAGLYRCCYWKEKGWSKPSRILELEAPGQLPKPIFWIQAETPPLPGCNVNILCHGWLQDLVFMLFKEGYTEPVDYQVPTGTMAIFSIDNLAPENEGVYICRTHIQMLPTLWSEPSNPLKLVVAGLYPKPTLTAHPGPILAPGESLSLRCQGPIYGMTFALMRLEDLKKSFYHKKPIKNEAYFYFRALKIQDTGHYLCFYYDGSYRGSLFSDILKVWVTDTFPKTWLLVQPSPVVQMGQNVSLRCQGLMDGVGLALYKKGEERPLQFLDATSNTGNKSFFLKNVTYKDAGIYSCQYFLTWKTSIKMETYNTVELMVVGK
- the LOC119086625 gene encoding immunoglobulin superfamily member 1-like isoform X2, which produces MMLRTFTLLLGCIWLSLAEESQPELWIESNYPQAPWENITLWCRSPSRVSSKFLLLKDNTQMTWIRPPYKTFQVSFFIGALTESNAGLYRCCYWKEKGWSKPSRILELEAPGQLPKPIFWIQAETPPLPGCNVNILCHGWLQDLVFMLFKEGYTEPVDYQVPTGTMAIFSIDNLAPENEGVYICRTHIQMLPTLWSEPSNPLKLVVAGLYPKPTLTAHPGPILAPGESLSLRCQGPIYGMTFALMRLEDLKKSFYHKKPIKNEAYFYFRALKIQDTGHYLCFYYDGSYRGSLFSDILKVWVTDTFPKTWLLVQPSPVVQMGQNVSLRCQGLMDGVGLALYKKGEERPLQFLDATSNTGNKSFFLKNVTYKDAGIYSCQYFLTWKTSIKMETYNTVELMVVGK
- the LOC119086625 gene encoding immunoglobulin superfamily member 1-like isoform X3, with amino-acid sequence MMLRTFTLLLGCIWLSLGMTSMAEESQPELWIESNYPQAPWENITLWCRSPSRVSSKFLLLKDNTQMTWIRPPYKTFQVSFFIGALTESNAGLYRCCYWKEKGWSKPSRILELEAPGQLPKPIFWIQAETPPLPGCNVNILCHGWLQDLVFMLFKEGYTEPVDYQVPTGTMAIFSIDNLAPENEGVYICRTHIQMLPTLWSEPSNPLKLVVAGGCVYGCWHLTIVIPGIMAG